The window TGGGTTTTGTCAACTATGAGTTATTGATTGAGCCAGTCCATGATACCATGACCATCAATAACAGCTACTCCGCCTATACATTGGTGGAAACCAGTCCAAAGATTCTTATATTGTATGATGAAGAGAATGATGCAGTACAGTTAGAAAAAATAGCAGATAGTCTGGGCCTTGAATATGACAGCATGGCCAGTCATACTGCACCAACCCAACTGGAAAACTTGTTAACCTATAAAAGTATTATGTTGTGTAATGTATCAGCAGATAAGTTGGACAATGGCTTTCTTGAACAATTAGAACATTACGTGAAAGATTTTGGGGGCGGTATGGTGGCTGTAGGCGGAGAGAATGCCTTTGCCCTTGGTGGTTACTATAAAACCCCATTAGAGACGGTTCTGCCTGTGAACATGCATATGCGCGGCATAAAAGATAAACCATCAGTTGCCATGATGCTTGTGATTGATAAATCCGGCAGTATGGCAGGTATTAATCTCAAGCTTGCCAAAGAAGCGGCTGTAAGAACCCTTGACGTATTAGAAGATCGAGATGAGATTGGTGTGGTAGCCTTTGATGATAAAGCTTATAATGTGGTTGATCTCCAAAAGGCTGAAAACCGTGAAAGTATACAAGAAAGCATCCTAGGTATTCAGCAAGGTGGTGGTACATCCATACTTCCTGCCCTAAGAGAAGCTTATGAGAAACTTTCCCTTAGCAAAGCTGAAATTAAGCATGTTATCTTACTCACAGATGGTCAAGCAGAAAATACAGGCTATGAAGGTTTACTTACCAACATGAATGACAATAAAATAACCTTATCAACGGTTGGTATTGGTTCAGATACGGATATTGGATTGTTGAGTTACTTGGCATCCTCAGGTAATGGACGTTTTTATCTCACCAAGGATGGTCTCAGCATTCCCCGTATATTTGCAAAAGAAGCATTTTTAGCCACACGCACATACTTAAATAACATGACGTTTACCCCAGAAATCACATCGTATCACAGTATTTTATCCAGTGTATATGATGAAGGTTTACCACCGTTACATGGTTATGTAGGTACATCACCAAAAGACGCAGCAACGGTATTATTGACAAGCCCGGTGAAAGACCCTATACTGGTATCTTGGCAATATGGACTAGGGAAAACAGTAGCCTGGACTTCTGATTTATCGGGTCAATGGAGTCGTGAGTATAATGCATGGGGGCGTAACCACATCCTCTGGCAGAATATCATCCATTACACCATCGAGAATTACTCCAGAGAACCCATTGAGTTGGAGAGTACTCTTAAGGATGGTGAAGTAGAAGTAACCTTAACCACATCAGGTGAAGATGACCAGTTACTGGACACATCCGTTCAGGTACAAACGCCTTCCAATAAAAACATAACCCTTAACCTAGAGCCTGTTAGAAAGGGCGTTTATCGAGGTCGTTTTTTACCAGATGAAATAGGGTCTTATATGTTAAAAGGTGTTCAAAAAGATGAAGAACAAGTATTAGCAACGGGTTTAGGTGGCATCACAGTGCCTTACTCAGAAGAATATAAAGTTGCTAAGGCTACCACCTTTAAGCATTTTGTTGATCAAGTAGGTGGCGCATACATTCAACGTGCCGAAGACGTATTTGGTCCTTTGGATCATCCAGTGAAGAGCAAAAAGAGTGTGGTTAATGGACTTCTCATCATGGCTATGATCATTTGGATCGTGGATATCGCCATGCGAAGACTCAATGTGATGACGAAGCTTCAACGACGCATCGTTGCCCCTATGAGTCGTGGCATAGGTTATATATACCGTAAGGCCATAGGAAGTAATAGACAAAAAAATAAAAAGGTTATGGACCATGATAATAAAAGTCATAAACCTGTTGAAGTTATTGAGCAACAAATAAAAAGTCATGAAAAAGACAACCTATCAAAAAAGAATTCCAAACCATCCAAGTCCAAGGAGGCACAGCAAGCATCCGGTGGACTGAATACGGATCAACTTTTAGGTAGTTTAAATAAGAAGAAATAGAGGAGATATGCATATGAAAAGGATGAGACACGTAGTCATGGGAATGCTACTCATGCTACTCATGGTACTAGGGAATCTGGGCACCCATGCAGCAAATGATAGAAACATCGATGTGGAAGTTGAGTTTGGTTATAACAATGTTTTTCGATACGGTGATTACTTGCCTCTAACCATTCATATAACCAATGGGTCCGATGCCTTTGATGGTGAAGTAATTATCAGGTATCATGTTAGTTATGACAAAGATGCCATACTAAAACAAAGGGTAAGTCTTGAAAAAGATGGTCAAAAAGACGTGGAATTCACCATGAACAGTGTATCACAGGATTTAGACATGTTACGGGTCATTCTTATGGAAGATGGAAAAGAGGTTTATAATCAGACAATTAAACTGCCTTTTTTACAGGGTGTTTTTAAAGATAAAACCATCATGGGGATTTTATCCGATGATCGTGATGCTATCTCTTATATTCAGCCGCCAGGAGAATTTGTAAAGATACCCCTTGATCATCAGAATTTTCCAGATAATATATTTGGCATACATATGTTCGATACGTTAGTCGTTAACAATTATGATTTATCTCAACTACAAAAAAATCAACTGGATACCCTAAAAAAATGGGTAGGCAATGGGGGTCAATTAATCTTAGGTACTGGTGCCAGATATACCAAGACCCTGTCAACATTGGAAGACTTTTTACCGATGATTCGTGTTACGGATACCCGTGAAGTACCTGTTCATACACTAAATACCGTGATAGGTCAGCCAATAGAAGAAACTGCTGATAGTGGCATTCCACTTACGGTTGCTAATTTTGATGGTGATAAGTTGGCAACATATACCACAACCCAAGTAGAACTGGAGAATCTAGTTTATCATATTCCTAAAGGAAATGGTATGGTTCGTTTATTTGCCTTTGATCTTGGCATGGCACCAATGGATACCTATCGTTATAAACAAGAAGTGCTAAAGCACTTCATAGTAGGTGCTGTTGATCAATATAATAAGTATTATGAGCCCTATCGGTATCAGCTTCATAATAGAGTGAATCCATTTTTATGGGGCATTCCTGATATAAAACTGCCTACACTATCATCGATTATAACCATTATTATCATATACGTACTTCTTATTAACCCTATTTTGTATTTGATTTTGAAACGTAAAAAGAAGAGACAATACATGTGGATAGTGGTACCATGTTTAGCTGTAGCTTTTGTGGTCGTTATGTTTGTTACAGGTATGAATACGCGAATCAAAGCACCTGTATCTCAGGTGGTAAATATGATTCTTTTTAACACGTCAGGTGGGTCAAAAGCCAGTTATGGTACGGTTATTAATACGAATAAATCCAATTTAACAGTAGCATCCATTGATGGATTGGAAATGATACCTATCATAGATACAAGCCATTACTATCATAATCCAGATAATGCCGTTAAAGTATATGAAGATTTTCAGGTGGCATATGAGAAGACAATGGGTACTCAACCGAACATTCAATTTAAAAAAACACGTGTGTTTGGGAACTATAATTTTGAAATTGATCCCTCTAAGGAATTGCCAGATTCCAATAAGATTGACACACAACTTATCTATGATGGCAATAGGCTTAATGGAACAGTGACCAATCAGTATGATTTTGATTTAAATGATTGTTTAGTGACATTTAAAAGTCTTTTTTATGAAATAGACCACTTAGGAGCAGGAGAAACCATTGACTTAACAAATCGAACACCAATAGGACCATACGATTCCATCAACTCGTATTTTTGGGAAAGAAAATGGCAGCTTGATTCCCATCAAGAGCAGCAAATCATGGATCAACAACAGAGCATTAAAAACGCGTTAGTACGATATTCCAATATTAACGAAAGTCAGTTGGTGATGCTGGCTTGGACAAACCATAGTTTCTACCAAGGTTTTACGGTAGACAATAAACAAGTTAAAAAATATGAAAAAACACTTATCTGTGTGAATGAACCTGTCGTCTATCAATCAGGTATTCAGTATGTGTTGAATTTTGGAGAATTACGTGGTAAGGTTAATGGCAAATATGTGGATGATCATTACTATAGTCATGCCAAAGTATATGATCTTGTATTTCAATTACCAATGGATGCAGTGGACGTTAAAACCATTAAAATCAGGCCCATTATCGGAAGGTATCAAGCTGAAATTCGTTTAAAGAATGGCGACATGCTATCGGATAATATTGGTGAGATCATCACATTAACTGGCGACGGGTTAGATCAATATCTCACAGATGATGGAGAAATTATTTTAAACATAACCTTAGAATCAGATATGAATGATATAGAGATTCCTGAAATATACGTAGAAGGGATTGGAAAATAAATGTTAGACATAAAGGGACTTCGTAAAAATTATAAGAAATTCACAGCACTTAAGGGTATTGATCTTCATGTGGATGAAGGAGAGATTTTTGGATTCATAGGACCTAATGGTGCTGGAAAAACAACGACCATGCGGATTGTATGTGGCTTGTTAAACCCCACAAGCGGGGAGGTTACCATCAACGGTATTAATGCCCTTTCACACATAAGAGAGGC is drawn from Vallitalea pronyensis and contains these coding sequences:
- a CDS encoding VWA domain-containing protein; its protein translation is MRIEFTRAWLLLLYPLMLGIVIFLSRKYHTNKVKKYLILTIRGIFLLCLILALADMSIVNMSKDTTTIFLSDLSNSVSGNEEDMKQFILEAMQSKQEEDRVASVVFGKDVELEGEVTDNLTGNILDSPINTSHTDIEQGLVKSMTMMPKDTNKRIVLLTDGKENKGDVGTLVHAIKEQKIDIKVKLLESQINDEVYVDSFYIPQKVNLGEQFQVHMDIYATVDTETKVTLIADGEKLVTETMSLNQGSNKYVLHDTAKKMGFVNYELLIEPVHDTMTINNSYSAYTLVETSPKILILYDEENDAVQLEKIADSLGLEYDSMASHTAPTQLENLLTYKSIMLCNVSADKLDNGFLEQLEHYVKDFGGGMVAVGGENAFALGGYYKTPLETVLPVNMHMRGIKDKPSVAMMLVIDKSGSMAGINLKLAKEAAVRTLDVLEDRDEIGVVAFDDKAYNVVDLQKAENRESIQESILGIQQGGGTSILPALREAYEKLSLSKAEIKHVILLTDGQAENTGYEGLLTNMNDNKITLSTVGIGSDTDIGLLSYLASSGNGRFYLTKDGLSIPRIFAKEAFLATRTYLNNMTFTPEITSYHSILSSVYDEGLPPLHGYVGTSPKDAATVLLTSPVKDPILVSWQYGLGKTVAWTSDLSGQWSREYNAWGRNHILWQNIIHYTIENYSREPIELESTLKDGEVEVTLTTSGEDDQLLDTSVQVQTPSNKNITLNLEPVRKGVYRGRFLPDEIGSYMLKGVQKDEEQVLATGLGGITVPYSEEYKVAKATTFKHFVDQVGGAYIQRAEDVFGPLDHPVKSKKSVVNGLLIMAMIIWIVDIAMRRLNVMTKLQRRIVAPMSRGIGYIYRKAIGSNRQKNKKVMDHDNKSHKPVEVIEQQIKSHEKDNLSKKNSKPSKSKEAQQASGGLNTDQLLGSLNKKK